The genomic region CTTTTGCTGCGCCCGCGACTATTCGGCTGAACCCGCTCGAGCGCGCGACGACGAGCCGATGATCTGGCACCTCTGGATCGACGACCTGCCCCGCCCCGGCTTCATCAACATGGGCATCGACTCGGCGCTGCTCGATCTCGCCGAGCTCGAGGGCGATGCGTTTCTGCGGCTCTACCGCTGGTCACCACCTTGCCTCTCGTTCGGCCGCCACGAGCCCGCCGCGCGGCGGTACCGGCGCGAGCGCATCGAGGCACTCGGGCTCGACACCGTGCGCCGCCCCACCGGCGGGCGCGCGGTGTGGCACGCGGACGAGCTGACGTACGCGGTCGCGGCGCCCTCGGGTGCCATGGGCTCGCTGGCCGAGAGCCACCGCCGCATCCACGAAGCGCTCGCACGCGGGCTCAGGTATCTCGGCGCCGATGCCGCGCTCGCACCAGTCGCGCGTGCTGCCCCGCTCGGCGCCGGCGCTTGCTTCGACTCAGCGGCGGGCGGCGAGGTGACCATCGCCGGCCGCAAGGTGGCCGGCAGCGCACAGCTCCGCACCCGCGCGGCCTTCTTACAGCACGGTTCGCTCCTTCTCAGCGGTGACCAGCGGGTGTTAAGCGCCGTGAGTGCTCGCGCGCGGCCGCTGGAGACCGCACTGCGCGGCACCGAGAGCCCGCCCCCCGACGTCACCTTGCGAGATGCACTAGGACGCCGCGTCTCGTTCGCTGAGGCTGCCGAGGCCATCACCGACGCGGCGCGCGAGTGGGCACCCGCAGAATCTTGGCTCACCCTCGACCGCGGGGGCGCCATTGTAGAGCGCGCCGCCGCCTTCGCCGACATCTTTCGGTCGGCAGCCTGGACCTGGTCGCGCTGACCGCTCTCCCTGCGGGGTGTCGCGATTCACGAGCGGCTACTTGGGACACACGCTCGGACAGTTCGTTGGATCGCCGATTGTGAACATCTTCGAGACGTAACCCGAGTCGCCGTCGGCGTCCTTGACCACCACTTTGAACGTGTATCGGCCTGCGGCAAGGGTTGTGCTGATGCTTGAGCCCGTATTCGCCAAGGCTGTTCCGTCTCGCCACCATCGGTACGTGGTCGGAGCTCGATAGTTCGAGATGCTGCTCGTGAAGGTCACTGGCCCGGGATCAAAGGTCGAAGCCGTGATGTTGGAATATATACCGTAGTAGTACGTCAGATCGGCGGTACCGACAGCTGTGCCAGCGCTGCTTGTCACCTGCACAACCCCAATATCCTCTCCAGTCTCACTGCCATGGGGATTTTGGCCAAGGCCGGCGAAGTAGCTGATGCTCGGCTGAGATTGCGGCGGGAACCCAGCGAATCCGTCGAACTTGGGACCGGCCGATAGAGATCCAGATTCGGTGTAGATGTTGGTGGCTGCCTCCGAGACACCCGAGACTACATACGACGGATCCCCATCGATGTAACCGGCAAACGTTTGCTGGGCGGTGCGATAGTTGGCAATGTTGTAAGGACACCGATCGGGGGAGCTGACAGCCTCGTCGACGATGATTTGGAGCCAGACGCCGTCAGGTTCAACAACGCACTTTGTGACGCTATCTTGCTGCTGCTGATCGGCGATGCATGCTGGAAGCACCGCAGCGGACAGCACTACTAACAAGTTGCGGCCAAAGTGGCGATCCATATCACCCCCTCTCATCTTGCAAGCTCAAAGCGAATCGGCACTTCCTGCAGACGCCGCGCGTGCGCGGATGCCCATTGGACTGGCCGTGCTGCATTGGAGTCAGTGCCGCTCAATCGGTTCGTATAGACGGGATAAGGGATTGCGATATCATCCGGCTGATCAGCCAGAGGTACATTCAGCTCCGAATCGCTCACCGCAATGAGCCGACCAACTCGCGCGCCCAGCCCGGCGTAGATCGTCTGGGCCGCCGCAATCGCTCGCCCAGAGTGTGTCTTCAGCGCAAGCGGGTGCTCAAGATCGAGCCGCCACAAGGCGCCCTGTGGGTACGCTTCGGTCGGCGACGCCGCAATCAGCACCGGCGGTGCGATGATGCGCGCTCCCAACGCGGCGCCCATTTGCGCCACGGCGCGTTCTGGTGACAAGCCGACTGGACTATCCCAACTGGAAGGGACGCCCATAGCAAAGAATTCGCTCCCGCTACCGGGCTTGGAGGGCCCAAGATGACCAGCATCGGTCTCAACGTCGGTCGTAAGCGCTGATACGGCTAAGCTCACTGTCAGCACACCATGGCCGTCACAAAGTCCGATAATCCACTGGGCACCGTACGGCCGGCGAATCCCAATGGGCACATCGGGCGCCATAGGCTCAAATGCAGCTGTCGCATACAGCGGCCGTCCGCATGGCATGAGAGAGCTGAAGTCGATCGCCGAACCGTGCTCCCGCTCAAGCAAACCACGCAACTGTGGGCCAATGTCGGCGACCCAGGCCAGCGCGAGCTGACGCGCCCGTGCGGATGTTGCTTCATTTGCGTTCGGTGACTCCGTCGGAAGCTGGAAGAGCCCGTTAGGCCCTAAGGCGGCTTGTGCCGCATTGGTCACGAAAGCCGCCACGTTCAGCACCGGAGCGTGCGGAGCAGTGGCATCCGGACCCGAGTCGTGGCAACCGATCAGCGCCAAGGCTGCCAACAACAGAATCCCGCAGCACCTCGATCGCAGCTCCTTCATGCTGCGCCTCCCTCCGAGTCGGGAATGGGCGACCTGCGATATCGACAATCAGCGCGGCCTTGCAGCAGGCGCCAAGCGCGCTACATCCTGCCGCAAGGGTGCAATGAGCGTTCCAGCGGGTTCACGACAGGCTTCGCGCTCCAAGAACGTGACGCTCTGCTCGTTAGAGCAGTCGGGCGGCCCTCACAGACGCTCGCCAGCCACGGCGCCTACCGGTGCAACGCAAACGTCCTTCGGAGCGTGCACGGCTGCGTACCTTCGACACGTCTCAGCTCGGTCGGCGCCGCGCCGACGACCCGATTTCGGTCGGGCGAGCGCGCGAATGTCGTAGGTGGAGGGTGAACCTAGCATTAGTCTTCCCAATGCGGTGGGCGCGGTAAGGCCCCAATTGCGACAAGTAGGGCCCCATTTGTGACAGCCCCGCGTCGGCGGCGCTCCTGACTCGGCACATGCGGACGAAGCGGCTGCATCAAGGTGAGGGTGGCGGCGTCAAGGGGGAGCCACAGGTCATCCAAGCGGTAGCAAGCTAATGGGCTGGCGTGGCCCACGAGCCGGCGACCAGCGCAAACCTCGCCACGCGGAGCGCTGCCGACACCTTCCGCTCGGCGGCGTGGACATGGTGCCGCTGACGTGGTACCGGTCACGTGGTGCCGGTGATGTCGTCCCGCCGAGAAACCTAGGCCCGCCATGCGAGGGGTGCGCCGCCGGAGGACGGTGTGCTTGTCCGGAGGTGGCGCACCCCTCGCATGGCGGGCCGGGCCCTTCGCACATGCCGGGCCGGGACCCGCCGCGAATACCGGCCGCGCCCCCGCCGCGCTACATTCCGTCACCCCTCCCAACCTAGGCATCGGAACCCGCGTGGCCCCTGTCGTCCGCCGGAGCACGCTCGCTGGCGCGCTCGCCGCGTCCCTCGTCGCTGTCGCCGCGTTCGCCGCGACCCGGGGCGCATTCAAGGGCCGCGACCGCAACACGATCGTCATCGTCACCGCCCAGCAGGCCACGGTGCCGATCCCCACGATGATCGAGGGCGCCGCCTCCGCCACCGGCAACCAGGACCTCGCCGACCAGCTCTTCCTCCGCCTCGCCGCGCTGGGCCCCGGCCTCAACACCTCGGGCGACGCCGGCTTCACCCCACAGCTCGCGCGGAGCTGGACCCGCCGCGACTCGGTCACGCTCGCCTTTGATCTCGACCCGCGCGCCCGCTGGCACGACGGCGCGCCGGTAGTCGCGCAGGACGTGCTGCTCGCCTTCGAGCGCGCGCGCAACCCCAAGATCGCGCCCAAGCTCGCCGACCTGCTGCATCACATCGTGAGCGTCACGGCCGAGAGCGATCGCCGCGTCGTCATCCGCTTCGACCATCCGTACGCCGAGCAGTTCTACGACGCCACCTTCCAGGTGCAGCCGCTGCCGTCGCACCTCCTGCCCAACGGCGCCGCCACGCCCGATCTGCCGCGCGCGTTCGTCGATCATCCGGTGGGCAACGGCCCGTTCCGCTTCGTGCGCACCGTGCCGGGCCAGTTCACCGAGCTTGCCGCCGATCCCAAATTTTTCCTCGGCAAGCCCGGCATGCAGCGCCTGTTCCTGCGCATCGCCGCCGATCCGGACGCGCGCATGAATCTGCTCCTCACCGGCGAAGTCGACGCGATGGACGCGGTGCCGGCGCCGCTCTCCAACATCGAGCGCCTCTCCGGGGCGCCCGACCTCAAGCTCGTGAGCGTGCCGTCGCCGCTCATGGGCTATCTCCTCTTCAACCAGCGCGACCGCGCCGACTCCGCCCGCCCGCATCCGATCCTCTCCGACTCCGTCGTGCGCCAGGCGCTCGTGCTGGCGCTCGACCGCCAGCTCATGCTGCGCGCCACGTTCGGCCGCTGGGCCGACGTGCCCTACGGCCCCGTGTCGCAGCTCCTCTGGGTGCGCAGAGGCTCGCCGCGCGCGGCGGGTCCCGACACGGCGCGCGCCCGGAAACTGCTCGCCTCGCGCGGCTGGACCGATCATGACGGCGACGGCGTGCTCGACCGCGCCGGCCGCCCGCTCTCGCTCGCGCTCAACTACCCGCTCCAGAGCGACGTACGCCGGCAGTTGGGGCTGCTGGTGCAGGAACAGCTCCGCCAGCTCGGCGTGCACATCGACCTCGTGCGGCTCGACGGCCCGGTATGGGCCGAGCGGCGGAGCCGCGGCGACTTCGACATCGACTTCTCCTCCGCGTCGCAGGACCCGACGCCGTCAGGGCTCACCCAGAGC from Gemmatimonadales bacterium harbors:
- a CDS encoding PKD domain-containing protein, whose protein sequence is MDRHFGRNLLVVLSAAVLPACIADQQQQDSVTKCVVEPDGVWLQIIVDEAVSSPDRCPYNIANYRTAQQTFAGYIDGDPSYVVSGVSEAATNIYTESGSLSAGPKFDGFAGFPPQSQPSISYFAGLGQNPHGSETGEDIGVVQVTSSAGTAVGTADLTYYYGIYSNITASTFDPGPVTFTSSISNYRAPTTYRWWRDGTALANTGSSISTTLAAGRYTFKVVVKDADGDSGYVSKMFTIGDPTNCPSVCPK
- a CDS encoding ABC transporter substrate-binding protein, translated to MAPVVRRSTLAGALAASLVAVAAFAATRGAFKGRDRNTIVIVTAQQATVPIPTMIEGAASATGNQDLADQLFLRLAALGPGLNTSGDAGFTPQLARSWTRRDSVTLAFDLDPRARWHDGAPVVAQDVLLAFERARNPKIAPKLADLLHHIVSVTAESDRRVVIRFDHPYAEQFYDATFQVQPLPSHLLPNGAATPDLPRAFVDHPVGNGPFRFVRTVPGQFTELAADPKFFLGKPGMQRLFLRIAADPDARMNLLLTGEVDAMDAVPAPLSNIERLSGAPDLKLVSVPSPLMGYLLFNQRDRADSARPHPILSDSVVRQALVLALDRQLMLRATFGRWADVPYGPVSQLLWVRRGSPRAAGPDTARARKLLASRGWTDHDGDGVLDRAGRPLSLALNYPLQSDVRRQLGLLVQEQLRQLGVHIDLVRLDGPVWAERRSRGDFDIDFSSASQDPTPSGLTQSWSCHGGTNVAHYCDPGVDSLMERAMMAQRGAGALWQQALRRIEADAPAAFIYAPSYVFAVNRRLGTVKFEPVSVWRDLWEWSVR